The Pleuronectes platessa chromosome 24, fPlePla1.1, whole genome shotgun sequence nucleotide sequence CCCTACTAACTCTAACCCAGTCTAACCCAGTCCCTACTAACTCTAACCCAGCCTAACCCCGTCCCTACTAACTCTAACCCAGCCTAACCCAGTccctcctaaccctaacccagtctAACCCCGTccctcctaaccctaacccagcctAACCCCGTCCCTCCTAACCCAGCCTAACCCCGTccctcctaaccctaacccagcctAACCCCGTCCCTACTAACTCTAACCCAGCCTAACACCGTCCCTCCTAACCCAGTCTAACCCCGTccctcctaaccctaacccagcctAACCCCGTCCctcataaccctaacccagcctAACACCGTCCCTCCTAACCCAGCCTAACCCCATCCCTCCTAACCCAGCCTAACCCCGTccctcctaaccctaacccagcctAACCCCATCCCTCCTAACCCAGCCAAACCCCGTccctcctaaccctaacccagcctAACCCCGTCCCTCCTAACCCCGTCCCCAGTGGCGCACAGCtgacatcagtgtttgtgttgcaggtggGATGACATACCGTCAGTGTCTCAAGTATTCCGACTGTGACTACAGTCGTTTGGCCCAGATGTTTCCTCAGGTAAGAAATTAAaagaccttcaaaataaaagacatcacTGTTGTTCAGGGTCTGAAATGAAGCACCCTGTAAACACTTGTATAAACATGTTAACACCTGTATGAACTATCCTATTAAACAACCTCactgatggatttataaaatgaTCTATAATTCACAGGTTTCCAGTTTCACATTCAAGTGCTGCAACTCGGACCTTTGTAACTCCGCCCCCTCCTCTGCAGcgagctctctgattggtctgCTAGCCTCTGTGGGCATCATGTGGTGGTGCATCCACTGAGGCATTAACAGCGCCCCCCAGTGCCtgaaacacaaagcaaacattACAACAGCAGCTTCTCTAACAGACACTCATTCATCACATGCTCACATTCACATGTTCACTCGTTCATGTTTCCTGTAATAAAGTTTAACGAACctgaaaaaaaactgtctgtAAATGACTTcagattaaataaagttttacaaACCAGAAATTGCAGTCTTattcaatttgatttttaatgttttgcacCTTACTTGGTTGTTAGTTGAATtagagtattttttttacagactagTATTTGTAACAGTACAGTGTAGTTAAATGTTTACCAGTACAGAGTAGTATTTTTAACAGTATAGTGTAGTATTTTAACAATACAGAGGAGTCAAATGTTTTGTAGTAGTGTAGTATATTGACAGttactttcagacatgtactggACTCTGCAGTACTTTGGGAGTTTCTATCACACTGGGTCCAATCACATGTTTAAACCCCTCCCCTTTGGGCTCTGTGCTGTGCAATTGGCTGCCCCAgtaaggaggaggagctgcctgGCTCATTACCATGTCAGATGACATTACAGAGTACTATCAATATTTATCATTTTCAAAGGATTCATCTATAACAGGCGGAGTTTTCATTATCATGACAAAGATACTTCACATTTTTACTAATTGAAGTACTTGAAACATATATTATAGGGTTAGGATGTGAACCACACCTTTCACATGAGTTATACAATCACTCgtctgcataaaaaaaaaccttcaaaataaaagcacaggattttaaaaaatcattacaatttgGTCAGTAGTCATACATCACTTCCTGGCatggtgagacagagagtgatgtattaggtcatgtgatcatgtttacatcacctgACACGTCGTCAGCTCTGATCACCACGAACTCTCTgcacatcttcgtctgtgtcttcttcgGGTTAGAAGAACTGATCTGCATCTAGGTGTGGATGCTGGCGCTGGTCCCTCCAGACACCTACTTCCAGCAGGCGGTGACTTCGACAGCCTGTGATGGTGCCCCCTGTCAGCCGGTTCACCCGCCTGACAACCCGAGGGCGTGGATGGTAGGAGTCCAGCTGAGCTTCATCATCCTCGGCTTGGATATCCCCTTCCCCTTCATCACCATCTTCTACCTGCTAGTGGCCACAGCAATCGCTTTAACATCAAACCAGGAACACTGCATCAGCCGCCGTCTCATCTTCACCCACCACGTGGTCTTCCTGGCGTGCTTGCTGTCTCTGCTGACCGTTCTGCCACCTGGAGAATTTCCTGGACATGTTTGTCTCTGGTCCACTGCTGCGTCAACCCTGTCCTCTAGAAATTCCTGAACAGGAACTACCGGTACAACCTCACGAAGGAGTTCATCTTCAGGTTCTCCCCCAGGACCTGCTCGCCACACCATCCACACCTCGCACGCCAGCGACACAGACTACTCGGCTGTGATCATAATGGACAACAGCATCCTGATGTAAACACAGAGACTCACAAACCTTTTTCAGAGGTGAGCTGCAGAGGatctctggactttctccacagtttatctttcacatatgaagcagcaggagacttTCTGCTCAGACTCACAACCAACAGGATTCATGTGAGGGGCGGAGccgcagacaggaagtgacgtataacctctgctgcagagatcacgcgtttgtttttttacagcgaGACCGTCGTCAGTTCTTTTAACCACAGTGTCgtgtttcatcttcatcttctgtttGTGACTCCACTTTTCATCCTGacatttgtttttagtttttaaaatgtttgtgttgatttacaagcgtcatcaacccccccactcGCTCGCACAAATCCTGACAAGCTCCTGCTGTTGTTCACACAATGACTTCTCTGGAGTTCCTGtggaaatatatattatatctaaataatcatttataatatttcattACATTCATATATTATCTGACAGAAGCTTTAAGGACATGTTGCAGCGCCCACCACAGCAGTGCCACCTACTGGTCAACCTGATGTACTGACCAACGAGACCGAACGTTGGTCGGTACAACTTTTCATGTTGTGATGTATTTTCATGTTGCgttgaattatttaaatttgtttatatatgtttgtatatTTGATTAATTTTGTTAGAGCTTTTGTCCGGGGTAAGGGTTAGGGGTCAAAACCCTTTTGGCTTTTTATTCTTCAAGTTCAGCATCAATTgtgagattttcttttcttcatcaaataaaattaaaatctgaagaaaataaattaatttaatctgacgctttagtgtgtgtgtgtgtgagacgccAACAtagcagaggtcaaaggtcacaggcaCACGGAGGGGTGTGTGATGTAACTGAAACTAAACTCTTTGAaagaacattttacattttagaaatatttatcaaaaatacttttaatctgatcagtaaaataaaaaatatttcaaattgagTTTACTCTTCGACGTCTCTAATTTAAATGAAGATTAATGTGACTCTGGTCTCCATGACAGCGGCCTGGGGCCTCTCAATGCATTCTGGGAACAAACGAGGACAGAGTCTGAATGAGAGGTTTCAGTCGACTCTCCCTGATTGAGCTCCGACTGAAACCTGATGTCTCCAATCACATAACTTACATCTGGGTTAGATCAGTGTGAACCaaaacatcaggtgtgaaaggttcctcagacccccccccccccccccaacctgacATCACGGCCACGTCAGACAAACCAACCAGAGTCAAGTACAGGgagactccgcccacgtaggtgatgaaGACAGGACGTACGTATGTCACACTAAATTCTCAAGTTTAaagagttagtgtgtgtgtgtgtgtgtgcgtgtgtgtgtgtgtgtgcgtgtgtgtgtgtgtgtgtgtgtgtgtgtgtgtgtgtgtgatgagaacGTGACGACAGGAACATGATGAAGATAGGACGTTAAATTGAGGCTGATACAGATTCTTCAAATGCAGTCACATGttgctctgttgttgttg carries:
- the LOC128431065 gene encoding CD59 glycoprotein codes for the protein MKRSLWICVLIGSALIGLGSAIRCYSCKDYTGSCAKQRDCSYDDACLTLSERSGMTYRQCLKYSDCDYSRLAQMFPQVSSFTFKCCNSDLCNSAPSSAASSLIGLLASVGIMWWCIH